A region of the Vicinamibacteria bacterium genome:
GAAAGTGGTGGCCACTCCGTATCAGCGGGACCTCTCCCCCACCCATGCGAAGCGGCTCCAGGAGATGGTGCGGAAGGTGGGCCGCTTCATCGACCCGATCGTGGTCGTCTCCCCGCAACCCGGGGTCTACTGGACGCCCAACGGCCACCACCGCCGCACCGTCCTCGAGAAGCTGAAGGCGGAGTGGGTGCCCGCTATCCTCATCCCGGAGGCCGAGGTGGCGTATCAAATCTTGGCCCTGAACACGGAGAAGGCCCACAACCTGAAGGAGAAGTCGCTCGAGGTCATCCGCATGTACCGGGGGCTCGCCAAGGAGGACCCGAGGAGCGGAGAGGACGACTACGCCTTCCAGTTCGAGGCCCCCCACCTCATCACCCTCGGCCTCCTCTATGAGGAGAACCGCCGCTTCGCGGGGGGGGCCTTCGCCCCCATCCTCAAGCGGGTGGACAAGTTCCTGAAGGGGAAGCTCGTGGAGACCCTCGAGACGCGGGTCGAGCGGGCGGACAAGGTCCGGGCCGTGGACGAGGCCCTGGCCAAGGTCGTGGCGGCCCTGAAGAAGCGGGGGATCAAGCATCCTTTCGTCAAGAACTACGTGCTCGCCCGCACCACACCCCTGACGCGGCAGCGCAAGACGCTGCCCTCCTTCGACCAGACCTTCACCAAGCTGCTCTCCGCCCTCGAGGCCTTCGACACGACCAAG
Encoded here:
- a CDS encoding chromosome partitioning protein ParB, with the protein product MPAPKDGEPPKAVAGLLARVEEDGGHVLAVYREPLGGHWQAFCALPLEKVVATPYQRDLSPTHAKRLQEMVRKVGRFIDPIVVVSPQPGVYWTPNGHHRRTVLEKLKAEWVPAILIPEAEVAYQILALNTEKAHNLKEKSLEVIRMYRGLAKEDPRSGEDDYAFQFEAPHLITLGLLYEENRRFAGGAFAPILKRVDKFLKGKLVETLETRVERADKVRAVDEALAKVVAALKKRGIKHPFVKNYVLARTTPLTRQRKTLPSFDQTFTKLLSALEAFDTTK